TTTGCATAATTGAAGATCAGAGAAGCCGAAAGAATACTCTTAATGTTTACGATCTTAAGAATCGGTTAATTGCGCATAGCATGCCTGTGGGGGATGTTTCACATTTGGTCACTGAGTGGGGCTATATTATTCTCATAATGAGTGATAAAAGGATACTCTGCATTGGGGAGAAAGACATGGAAAGTAAGCTCGACATGTTATTTAAGAAAAATCTTTATACAGTCGCAATCAATCTTGTACAAAGTCAGCAGGCTGATCCTGCTTCAACTGCCGAGGTTCTACGTAAGTATGGTGACCATCTGTATGGAAAACAAGAATATGATGAGGCCATGTCTCAATATATCCACACCATTGGTCATCTTGAACCGTCATATGTTATACAGAAGTTTCTCGATGCAAAGCGCATCCACAACCTGACAAATTATCTAGAAAAGTTACATGATAGAGGATTAGCATCCAAAGACCACACAACCCTTCTGTTGAACTGCTATACCAAATTGAAAGATGTTGAGAAGCTGAACCATTTCATCAAAGATGAAGATGGGGTAGGTGAAATTAAGTTTGATGTGGAAACTGCCATAagagtatgtcgtgcagctggaTATCATGAACATGCTATGTTTGTGGCCAAAAAGGCTGGGAGACATGAGCTGTATTTGAAGATTTTACTTGAGGATCTTGCTAGATATGATGAGGCGCTGCAGTATATATCTGGCCTTGAGGCAAATCAAGCTGGTCTTACTGTAAAAGAATATGGAAAAATTCTTGTGGACCATAGACCTGCTGAAACTGTTAAAATACTGTTGAGGCTTTGTACTGACGGGGGAGATCCTACGACAAGGAGAGGTTCAAATAGCATGCGTTTGCTTATGATACCTTCACCAATGGACTTTGTAAATATATTTGTGCACAGCCCACAATATCTCATGGAATTTCTAGAAAACTATATCAAAGCAGTCAAGGACTCACCTGCTCAGACAGAAATCCATAACACACTTCTAGAGCTGTATATATCAAAAGATTTAAGCTTCCCATCTATGTCACAAGAAAATGACTTTGATGATCACAATAGTAAAGAAAGAAAAGGGAAGGAAATTACAAACGGCTATAAATCAGGCACAAGGGAGAAAGCGAAACTtggaaaagaagaaaataaaacagCAAAGGATATTGTTGACAGACAAAGGAAAGGACTTGCTTTGCTGAAGTCTGCCTGGACACCTGAGATGGAAGAACCTTTGTATTCTGTTGATCTTGCTCTTATCATTTGTAATGCAAATGCATTTAAAGATGGCTTGTTATTTCTGTATGAGAAATTAAAACTCTACAAAGAGGTTATCAGTTGCTACAAGCAAGCTCATGACCATGAAGGTTTAATTGCATGCTGTAAGAAGCTAGGGGACTCAACTCAAGGAGGGGATCCATCTCTCTGGGGTGACCTGTTGAATTATTTTGGTGAGCTTGGGGAAGATTGCTCTAAGGAAGTTAAAGAGGTCTTGACCTACGTTGAGAAGGCGGATGTTTTGCCTCCAATTGTTGTCCTACAGACACTATCAAAAAACCCATGCTTGACTCTCTCAGTTGTCAAGGATTACATTGCTCGCAAACTTGAGCAAGAATCAAAGCTAATCGAAGATGACAGAAAATCTGTTGACAAGTACCAGGTTAGTAGTAGTTTGAATGTGATACTTCTGCAGCATTTCTTTTCTCTATTGCTATTCTCAACATCTTTTACAATCTTTAGGCAATCACTTAGTGTAGCATAGTTTGGTGTCAGTATGTTACTATGTAAAGGATAACTAAATGTGCTGTTATAGGCCCAAGCTAGATATTAGGGAATTTTTTGTTCAGCTTTTTGTGCCAACAACAACTCTGAAGCTTTGACTGAAATTTGATAGCTGAGGTTGTATAGTGCGCAGCAGCAGCTCTTAAAAGCTGGCTTTCGTTCGATGAACCTATGTACCGAAAACCCATGGTTCAGTAGAAATCAAGTTTTTTTTTACATCTAAATCGGTATCAAGTTCTCTTTGCGAAGAGGAGGATGTGTAGCATGCCATTTTGTCCTCCTATGCTGATGTTCGACAATTGACTTCTGCATACCATGCCACAAGTGAAGCTTGAACTCACTTTAGAGTTAATATGTTTATTGGCATAAACATAATTATCATGCA
This region of Triticum aestivum cultivar Chinese Spring chromosome 2D, IWGSC CS RefSeq v2.1, whole genome shotgun sequence genomic DNA includes:
- the LOC123053132 gene encoding vacuolar protein-sorting-associated protein 11 homolog, translated to MYQWRKFEFFEEKGAGRGGGGGAPAVPAEIAGRVTCSSGGRGRVAIGCDDGTVGLLDRGFRLSYGFQAYASSVLFLQQLKQRNVLVTVGDDDQASSQSSAVCLKVFDLDKVQEEGSSTTTPFCVQILRVFTNQFPEAKITSFLVLEEAPPILLIAIGLDNDCIYCIKGDIARERITRFTLQVEPVSDGTSSPITGLGFRVEGQAHQLFAITPSSITLFSLHHQPPRRQTLDQIGCETNAVAMSDRMDLIVGRPEAVYFYEVDGRGPCWAFDGEKKFVGWFRGYLLCIIEDQRSRKNTLNVYDLKNRLIAHSMPVGDVSHLVTEWGYIILIMSDKRILCIGEKDMESKLDMLFKKNLYTVAINLVQSQQADPASTAEVLRKYGDHLYGKQEYDEAMSQYIHTIGHLEPSYVIQKFLDAKRIHNLTNYLEKLHDRGLASKDHTTLLLNCYTKLKDVEKLNHFIKDEDGVGEIKFDVETAIRVCRAAGYHEHAMFVAKKAGRHELYLKILLEDLARYDEALQYISGLEANQAGLTVKEYGKILVDHRPAETVKILLRLCTDGGDPTTRRGSNSMRLLMIPSPMDFVNIFVHSPQYLMEFLENYIKAVKDSPAQTEIHNTLLELYISKDLSFPSMSQENDFDDHNSKERKGKEITNGYKSGTREKAKLGKEENKTAKDIVDRQRKGLALLKSAWTPEMEEPLYSVDLALIICNANAFKDGLLFLYEKLKLYKEVISCYKQAHDHEGLIACCKKLGDSTQGGDPSLWGDLLNYFGELGEDCSKEVKEVLTYVEKADVLPPIVVLQTLSKNPCLTLSVVKDYIARKLEQESKLIEDDRKSVDKYQEETELMKREIEDLKTNAKVFQLSKCTACTFTLDLPAVHFMCMHSFHLRCLGDNEKECPECAPEYRSVMEAKQKLELNARDHDLFFRQLRGSKDGFSVVADYFSKGVVSKTTIPPENAP